The window AGGCCTTTATCTTGCCGAAACTGCTGGCGGAGATGGCGATCAAAGAGTATCCGTCTATTACACTCCCGGAGAAACTCATTCAGGGCGCGCGGATATATCTGCGTGTGGCGACCAACTTTTTGTCTGAGCAGAGGAAAGCAGCATGAGCAAAGGGTATTACGAATTTTTTTGCCCGGTCAAAGTGATCGCGGGCGAGGCTGCGCTGGAGCATATTCCTTTTGAACTCAGTGCATTGGGCGTATCGAATCCATTAATGATTACTGACAAAGGCGTGCGTGGCGCGGGACTGTCGGATTATGTGATTACCGCCTGCAGCGAAGGCGGTGTGGAGATGGCGTCTATCTTTGACGATGTGCCGCCAGACTCGTCAACTGAGGTGGTGCGCAGTATCGCCGCGGTGTACCGGGAGCAGGGGGCGGATTCCATCATCGCCGTGGGCGGCGGATCGGTAATCGATACTGCAAAAGCCGTTAACATTCTGGTTTCCGAAGGGGGCGACAATTTGGCCAAGTACTCCGGCGCCGGTGTGCTGAAGCGTCCGCTCAAGCCCTTCTTCGTCATCCCCACGACGGCGGGCACCGGGTCGGAAGTCACTTCTGTCGCGGTGATCGCCGATCGGAAAAAGGGCGTTAAGCTGCCTTTCGGCTCACCCTTTCTACTGCCTAATGCAGCGATTATCGACCCGCGCATGACGTTGACATTGCCCGCGCACATCACTGCCGCCACGGCGATGGATGCGCTCACTCATGCGGTGGAAGCGTACACCTGCATGGCCAAGAATCCGCTCAGCGACGCTTATGCTGTTTCCGCCGTTAAAAAAATCAGTGAGCACTTGCTGGAAGTGATGGACAACCCGAAAGACCCGCAGGGGCGTTTGGAGTTGGCGCAAGCTTCAACTATGGCTGGCATCGCTTTCTCCAATTCCATGGTCGGATTGGTGCATGCGCTGGGGCATGCGCTGGGAGTTATTTGTCATCTGCCTCATGGAATGTGCATGAGTTTGTTTCTGCCTTATGTGCTGGAATACAACCTGCGTAAAGGCAAAATTCGCGAGCCGTTGGCGGAGTTGTTGCTGCCGTTGGCGGGAGCGCGGGTATACGCGAATACGCCGCCGGAACAACGTGCGAGACGGGCGGTTGCTGCGATCAGAGAGTTGCGCGATGAGCTGTTCGAGCGCTGTAAGCTGCCGCGAACATTGAAGGAAACAGGCAAAGTGAGTCTGGATCTGCTGCCGAAAATCGCGGATGTGGCGATGGACGATGGGTCTATTATCTTCAATCCGGCGGAAGCGGACTTTGAGGAAGTTCTGGAAGTGCTGAAAAGTGCTTGGGACGATATGTAAACAGTAAGAACCCGGCTGCGGAGCGATCCGACAGCCGGGTGTGCATTCCTGCGATTGCCGCCTTAGGTGGCGATCACCACACGTACGGCGTCCAGCGTCAGCTGCGCGCCCTTCAGGTACTTCTCCAGTGTTTCCGTTTGCTGGACGAGGAAATCAATCTCATCCTGACGGATATTCGGATTCACCTCCGCCAGCGCTTTCAAACGCTCAATTTCCGTTTGCTGGGATTGCAGCATAACGGCTATAGAGCGCTCTACCAGCTCGCTTTTCTGCGCTGCGGCGGTTTTTTCCGCTTGGGTGATCAATGGTTCTATTTGCGGGCGGGCATGACGCACCAGATCCTGAGCGGTGCGCTTGGGCACATTTTCCCCCAGCTGCTGCAAGTGAGCGGCAGTCAGGATTTTGCCCAGCTCTTTGCCGCTGCTGTCGATCAGCAGGCGCACCGGTTCTTTAGGCAGGAAGCGATAAAGCTGCAATGCCTTCGGCGCCGGGCAGTTGAGGCGGAAAATGGTCTCCACCATCAGAGCTCCTGGTTGCAACGGCGGCAGCTTGATGGTGCATAGCCCGGTGTTGCCGAACTCGCCGCACAGAATCATATCCATGGCGCCAGTCACAATGGGATGCTCCCAGGTCAGGAACTGCATGTCGTCGCGGCTTAACGCCAGATCGCGATGGAAAGTGGCGGTGACGCCGTCTTCCGGCAATCCGGGGAAGTGGCTGCACTGCATATGATCCCCAGGGCGGAAGATAGACGCGCGTTCGCTGTGCTGCTCCTGGTCCACGCCATATTGGCTGAATACACGTTCGATGTAGTCTTCCAGCTCTTTGCGGCGCTCGTCTTCTGCAATCTGCTCAACCAGGTCGTTCGCTTTTAGCGGATCACAGGAGTTGAGTTCCAGCAGTGGATCGCGGCCTTGTTGCAGCGCCTGCAGCGTTTCTTCCGTGAACTGGTGGGTGTCGGCGATTAATTGATTGAATTCATCCCGATCATCCGTTTGCTCCAGTTCGCTTTCCAGGCGCTCGGCAAAGCGCTGGTAAATCGCCGCTCCGGCGGGGCAAGGGCGACTGAAGGCGTTGATGCCTTCGTTATGCCAGCGTAGCAGGCGTTCCTGAGCGGAATTTTCGAAGAACGGAACGTGGATATTCACGTCGTGGCGCTGTCCGATACGATCCAGTCGGCCAATGCGTTGTTCCAACAAGTCTGGATTTTGCGGCAAGTCGAACAACACCACATGCCTGGCGAACTGGAAGTTACGGCCTTCGCTGCCAATTTCTGAACAGATCAGCGCCTGGGCGCCGTATTCATCGTCCGCGAAATAAGCGCCGGCGCGATCACGCTCCAACAAAGACAAACCTTCATGGAATACCGCTGTGCGGTAGCCGCCGCGTAAACGCAGGAAGTCTTCCAGATCTAGGGCGGTTTCCGCATGAGCGCAGATCACCAATACCTTTTCCAGACGATTTTGTTTCAGCCACTGCGCCAGCCACTCCACGCGGGAATCGGTTTTAACCCATTCCGCGCCCAGCAGGCGCTCTGGATGCAGCCGTTGCTCCAGGTTTGCGGAGGCGGCCAGGGCAGCGAGCTCTTCCGGCTGGGGCAGAGGATGTAAATGCAAGACGCGCTGTGGGAAGCCTTTGATTGCGGAGCGGGTATTGCGGAACAGCACCCGGCCTACGCCGTGTTGATCCAACAGTTTGCGTACAGCGCGCTCGACCCGGTGCAGGGCTTCTTCCCGGCTGTCCTCATCGGCGTCGACCTCGAATTGCTGTAGCTCCGTCAGTAGCGTGTCCACCGCATCCTGTCCCAGGTAGCCGGCCAGTTTCTCCTGCAGATCCTTGGAGTCCAACAGACGCTTCGGACCGCTTTCACCCAACAACTCTTTGACCAGGTCGTTGACTGGTTGATACTGGCTTTCCTCTTCCCGGAACCGCTCCAGGTCATGATAGCGGGCGGGGTCCAGCAAGCGCAGACGCGCGAAGTGGCTTTCCAGTCCCAGCTGCTCCGGTGTTGCGGTCAGCAGCAACAGGCCGGGCGCTTTCTGCGCCAGTGCTTCGATATGGCTGTAGGCGGGACTCTGTTGTTCCGGGGACCACTTCAGATGGTGCGCCTCATCCACAACCAGCATATCCCACTGGGCGTTCAGTGCGTGTTCGCGCCACTGATCGTTGTCAGTGATGAAGTTCAGGCTGCAGAGCACCAACTGAGAACATTCAAACGGATTTTCCTCGCCGGACTCGGTCAGCGCTTCGCAACGCTCGTTGTCGAGGATGGAGAACTGAAGATTAAAGCGACGCAGCATTTCCACCAGCCACTGGTGCAGCAGACTCTCCGGCACAACGATCAGCACGCGCTGGGCGCGTCCGCTCAACAGCTGGTGATGCAGGATCAGGCCCGCCTCAATGGTTTTACCCAGGCCGACTTCGTCCGCCAGCAAGACCCTGGGGGCATGACGGTGCGCCACTTCGTTGGCGATGTACATCTGGTGGGGGAGAAGTTGCACTCGCGCGCCCATCAGGCCGTAGCCCTGGGTCGCCTGCTGGCGAGTCTGGTAGCCGAGGGTTTCCTGGCGCAGGAGATAACTGCTGAGTTTGTCGACTTGGCCGGAGAAAAGGCGATCTTTCGGGCTGACGAAGTGGACGAAGCTGCTTAATTCCAGCTCCGGCAGTTCGACTTTGCGGCCTTTTTCGTCAAGCGCCTCATAGATCAGATAGCCTTGTTGCTCAATCACCCCGGCTACGGTGTATTTCTTTTCGTCGTTATCGCTGACGTTATCGCCTACCTGATACTGCACGCGGCTCAAGGGCGCGTTGGCGGCGGAATAGGTGCGCTGCTCGGTGGCGGCGGGAAAGCTGATGGTGATTCTGCGATTATCGTTTTCGGTGATGATGCCGAGGCCTAGTTCAGGCTCAGTGTTACTGATCCAGCGCTGGCCGATCACAAAATTCGTGGTACTCAATTTACTCATTCTCGCTGTATTTAACGGTGTGCGTCCGTTGTGGCGGGAGAGGGCGCGTAGGCTCTCCCATGACGCAACGGATACTGATTGCGGGCGGCGCGCGGTGACGAACAGGCGCAGT is drawn from Hahella sp. KA22 and contains these coding sequences:
- the rapA gene encoding RNA polymerase-associated protein RapA, with protein sequence MSKLSTTNFVIGQRWISNTEPELGLGIITENDNRRITISFPAATEQRTYSAANAPLSRVQYQVGDNVSDNDEKKYTVAGVIEQQGYLIYEALDEKGRKVELPELELSSFVHFVSPKDRLFSGQVDKLSSYLLRQETLGYQTRQQATQGYGLMGARVQLLPHQMYIANEVAHRHAPRVLLADEVGLGKTIEAGLILHHQLLSGRAQRVLIVVPESLLHQWLVEMLRRFNLQFSILDNERCEALTESGEENPFECSQLVLCSLNFITDNDQWREHALNAQWDMLVVDEAHHLKWSPEQQSPAYSHIEALAQKAPGLLLLTATPEQLGLESHFARLRLLDPARYHDLERFREEESQYQPVNDLVKELLGESGPKRLLDSKDLQEKLAGYLGQDAVDTLLTELQQFEVDADEDSREEALHRVERAVRKLLDQHGVGRVLFRNTRSAIKGFPQRVLHLHPLPQPEELAALAASANLEQRLHPERLLGAEWVKTDSRVEWLAQWLKQNRLEKVLVICAHAETALDLEDFLRLRGGYRTAVFHEGLSLLERDRAGAYFADDEYGAQALICSEIGSEGRNFQFARHVVLFDLPQNPDLLEQRIGRLDRIGQRHDVNIHVPFFENSAQERLLRWHNEGINAFSRPCPAGAAIYQRFAERLESELEQTDDRDEFNQLIADTHQFTEETLQALQQGRDPLLELNSCDPLKANDLVEQIAEDERRKELEDYIERVFSQYGVDQEQHSERASIFRPGDHMQCSHFPGLPEDGVTATFHRDLALSRDDMQFLTWEHPIVTGAMDMILCGEFGNTGLCTIKLPPLQPGALMVETIFRLNCPAPKALQLYRFLPKEPVRLLIDSSGKELGKILTAAHLQQLGENVPKRTAQDLVRHARPQIEPLITQAEKTAAAQKSELVERSIAVMLQSQQTEIERLKALAEVNPNIRQDEIDFLVQQTETLEKYLKGAQLTLDAVRVVIAT
- a CDS encoding iron-containing alcohol dehydrogenase; protein product: MSKGYYEFFCPVKVIAGEAALEHIPFELSALGVSNPLMITDKGVRGAGLSDYVITACSEGGVEMASIFDDVPPDSSTEVVRSIAAVYREQGADSIIAVGGGSVIDTAKAVNILVSEGGDNLAKYSGAGVLKRPLKPFFVIPTTAGTGSEVTSVAVIADRKKGVKLPFGSPFLLPNAAIIDPRMTLTLPAHITAATAMDALTHAVEAYTCMAKNPLSDAYAVSAVKKISEHLLEVMDNPKDPQGRLELAQASTMAGIAFSNSMVGLVHALGHALGVICHLPHGMCMSLFLPYVLEYNLRKGKIREPLAELLLPLAGARVYANTPPEQRARRAVAAIRELRDELFERCKLPRTLKETGKVSLDLLPKIADVAMDDGSIIFNPAEADFEEVLEVLKSAWDDM